In Vibrio bathopelagicus, the following are encoded in one genomic region:
- the wecC gene encoding UDP-N-acetyl-D-mannosamine dehydrogenase, with protein MSFETISVVGLGYIGLPTAAMFASRKKKVIGVDVNQNAVDTVNRGEIHIVEPELDMIVRAAVTEGYLKAVTSPEPADAFLIAVPTPFKPCAEGEIPEPDLRYIESACKAIAPVLKRGDLVILESTSPVGATEQMAEWLAEVRPELSFPQQNGENADVNVAHCPERVLPGHVVRELVENDRVIGGLSKRCSERSVELYKIFVQGDCVITNARTAEMAKLTENSCRDVQIAFANELSMICDKLDIDVWELISLANRHPRINILQPGPGVGGHCIAVDPWFIVSKTPEEARIIHTARKVNDLKPEWVINKVKIAIADILQANPEKTAKDVTIACYGLAFKADIDDLRESPALSITEQICNFHKGQIILIEPNINLIPEKLNKKNVELMNVKDAIKADISVLLVDHKEFKENLIVSNTFLIDTKGLWAES; from the coding sequence ATGTCTTTTGAAACAATTTCAGTTGTAGGCTTAGGTTACATTGGGTTACCGACAGCGGCGATGTTTGCATCACGTAAGAAGAAAGTAATCGGTGTTGATGTTAATCAAAATGCTGTCGATACAGTCAATCGAGGTGAGATTCATATTGTAGAGCCTGAGTTGGATATGATCGTTCGCGCAGCGGTAACAGAAGGTTACTTAAAAGCAGTTACATCACCAGAACCTGCAGATGCATTTTTAATTGCGGTACCAACTCCATTTAAGCCTTGCGCTGAAGGTGAAATACCAGAACCAGATTTACGTTATATTGAATCGGCATGTAAAGCGATTGCGCCTGTGTTGAAAAGAGGTGATTTGGTTATTCTTGAATCGACGTCACCTGTAGGTGCAACGGAACAGATGGCTGAATGGCTTGCTGAAGTCCGTCCAGAGTTATCATTTCCACAACAAAATGGTGAAAATGCGGATGTGAATGTCGCACATTGTCCTGAACGCGTTTTGCCTGGTCATGTTGTACGTGAACTTGTAGAAAATGACCGCGTTATTGGTGGGTTGTCAAAGCGCTGTTCTGAGCGCTCTGTTGAGCTCTACAAGATCTTCGTACAAGGTGATTGTGTAATTACCAATGCCCGTACAGCTGAAATGGCTAAGTTGACAGAGAATAGTTGCCGCGATGTGCAAATAGCATTTGCGAATGAACTATCTATGATTTGTGATAAGTTAGATATAGATGTTTGGGAGTTAATTTCTTTAGCAAACCGTCATCCTCGTATTAATATACTTCAGCCTGGACCTGGTGTCGGCGGACACTGTATTGCTGTTGACCCGTGGTTTATTGTTTCTAAAACGCCTGAGGAAGCGAGAATAATTCATACGGCTCGTAAGGTAAATGATCTTAAACCTGAATGGGTGATTAATAAGGTTAAAATTGCCATTGCTGATATCTTGCAAGCTAATCCTGAGAAAACTGCTAAAGATGTGACAATTGCATGCTATGGGTTAGCTTTTAAAGCTGATATTGATGATTTAAGAGAAAGTCCAGCTTTGAGTATTACAGAACAGATATGCAACTTTCATAAAGGGCAGATTATTTTAATCGAGCCAAATATTAATTTAATTCCTGAAAAATTAAATAAAAAAAATGTTGAATTAATGAATGTTAAAGATGCTATTAAAGCTGATATAAGTGTTTTATTGGTAGACCATAAGGAATTTAAAGAGAACTTGATCGTATCAAATACGTTTTTAATCGATACTAAAGGCTTATGGGCTGAGTCATGA
- the wecB gene encoding non-hydrolyzing UDP-N-acetylglucosamine 2-epimerase yields the protein MTKKKILTVFGTRPEAIKMAPLVHALTTDDRFEAKCCVTAQHREMLDQVLELFEITPDYDLNLMKAGQTLNEVTARILLELKPVLEDFKPNVVLVHGDTATTFAASLAAYYEQITVGHVEAGLRTGNIYSPWPEEGNRRLTGTLTKYHFAPTPTSKENLLKENFNPADIIVTGNTVIDALLMVKDKIDSDKDLNATLSAQFSFLDENKKLILVTGHRRESFGGGFERICESLAITAKTHPDTQILYPMHLNPNVREPVNRILADIDNIHLIEPQQYLPFIYLMSRAHIILTDSGGIQEEAPSLGKPVLVMRDTTERPEAVEAGTVKLVGTDVNTITANLNALLTDDAAYQTMSFAHNPYGDGEACKRILNELEK from the coding sequence ATGACTAAGAAAAAAATCCTTACGGTTTTTGGCACGCGTCCAGAAGCCATCAAAATGGCACCTCTTGTTCATGCTCTAACTACCGATGATCGCTTTGAAGCGAAGTGCTGTGTTACCGCTCAACATCGTGAAATGCTTGACCAAGTTTTAGAACTATTTGAAATCACGCCTGATTATGATTTGAATTTGATGAAGGCTGGCCAAACGCTTAACGAAGTCACCGCGCGTATTTTGTTAGAGCTTAAGCCTGTGCTAGAAGACTTCAAGCCAAACGTGGTGTTAGTGCATGGTGATACAGCGACAACGTTTGCAGCAAGTTTAGCTGCTTATTATGAGCAAATCACAGTAGGGCACGTAGAAGCAGGTCTTCGTACAGGCAATATATATTCTCCGTGGCCAGAAGAAGGCAATCGCCGATTAACGGGCACATTGACCAAATACCACTTTGCACCAACGCCAACGTCAAAAGAAAACCTGTTGAAAGAAAACTTTAACCCAGCCGATATTATCGTTACGGGCAATACTGTGATAGATGCACTATTAATGGTCAAAGATAAAATTGATTCTGATAAAGATTTGAACGCAACCCTTTCTGCTCAATTCTCGTTCTTAGATGAAAACAAAAAGTTAATTTTGGTTACTGGTCATCGCCGTGAAAGCTTTGGTGGCGGTTTTGAGCGTATATGTGAATCGCTTGCCATTACAGCGAAAACTCATCCCGATACACAAATCCTGTATCCGATGCACCTTAATCCAAACGTGCGTGAACCAGTCAATCGCATTCTTGCTGATATTGATAACATTCATCTTATTGAGCCTCAGCAGTACTTACCATTTATCTACTTAATGAGCCGAGCGCACATCATTTTAACTGACTCAGGCGGTATTCAAGAAGAAGCGCCTTCATTAGGTAAACCTGTACTAGTAATGCGCGATACGACCGAGCGACCAGAAGCGGTTGAAGCGGGTACGGTTAAGTTAGTTGGAACTGACGTCAATACGATTACAGCGAACTTGAATGCTTTACTTACCGATGACGCCGCATATCAAACAATGAGCTTTGCACATAACCCTTATGGGGACGGTGAAGCTTGCAAACGAATTTTGAACGAATTAGAAAAATAG
- a CDS encoding asparagine synthase-related protein, translating to MAELARRGLQEYVTTFTFSLPKKFELNIALEVATKLGFKHVHLPIENDDILDFDNYTKTAEAHDYQIWNTPYVPPELHKEMGKYGDILLSGFGGDPIMGSHLASSEKPLNEYLFEKYRWLHLKEIKNQPITDIEKLKDSIDRESLRYDSGSILTDFDAWYLCERNTNMTQHSVLGYRGQYEIISPLWIRELLMLFQICHQNIELIEHYLES from the coding sequence TTGGCCGAGTTAGCTCGCAGAGGATTGCAGGAATATGTCACTACTTTTACCTTCAGCTTACCTAAGAAGTTTGAGTTGAATATTGCCCTTGAAGTTGCAACCAAACTTGGATTCAAACATGTTCATTTACCTATAGAAAACGATGATATTTTAGACTTTGATAATTATACCAAAACGGCAGAAGCTCATGATTATCAAATTTGGAACACTCCATACGTTCCTCCGGAGTTACATAAAGAAATGGGTAAATATGGAGATATATTATTATCTGGATTTGGTGGCGATCCGATTATGGGGTCACACCTTGCGTCGTCTGAAAAACCACTTAATGAATACTTATTTGAAAAATATCGTTGGTTACATTTAAAAGAAATAAAGAATCAACCGATTACTGATATAGAAAAGCTGAAAGACTCAATAGATCGTGAATCCTTGCGTTACGATTCAGGGTCGATTTTAACTGATTTCGATGCTTGGTATTTATGTGAACGAAATACTAATATGACTCAGCATAGTGTTTTAGGTTACAGGGGGCAATATGAAATCATTTCTCCTTTATGGATTCGAGAATTGTTGATGCTATTTCAGATATGTCACCAGAATATAGAGTTGATAGAACATTATTTAGAGAGTTAA